One genomic window of Oryctolagus cuniculus chromosome 11, mOryCun1.1, whole genome shotgun sequence includes the following:
- the YTHDF1 gene encoding YTH domain-containing family protein 1 isoform X1, which translates to MKHVGHQRGSPAHSGSLQPKETVPDADFEPYLPGQSSQSSTYPSMSDPYLSSYYPPSIGFPYSLNEAPWSTAGDPPIPYLTTYGQLSNGDHHFVHDAVFGQPGGLGSSVYQHRFNFFPESPAFSAWGAGSSQGQQTQSSAYGSSYTYPPSSLGGTVVDGQTGFHSETLSKAPGMNSLEQGMVGLKIGEVTTSTVKAAGSVVSSVALAGVLSSSGGTSVSMPVAKPTSWAAIASKPAKPQPKTKARSGPVAGGALLPPPIKHDMDIGTWDNKGPAPKAPAPQPVAQPPPLAQPQYPSPQPPPPARWAAPRSRSAAFGPSGGGASDGSSPGSGQPGSAPSVESHPVLERLKAAHTYNPKEFDWNLRSGRVFIIKSYSEDDVHRSIKYSVWCSTEHGNKRLDSAFRATGSKGPVYLLFSVNGSGHFCGVAEMKSPVDHGASAGVWSQDKWKGKFDVKWIFVKDVPNNQLRHIRLENNDNKPVTNSRDTQEVPLEKAKQVLRIIASYRHTTSIFDDFSHYEKRQEEEEVVRKERQNRSKQ; encoded by the exons ATGAAGCATGTCGGCCACCAGCGTGGATCCCCAG CGCACAGTGGTTCTTTGCAGCCGAAGGAGACGGTGCCCGACGCCGACTTCGAGCCCTACCTTCCCGGCCAGTCGAGTCAG AGCAGCACTTACCCCTCGATGAGCGATCCCTACCTGTCCAGCTACTACCCGCCGTCCATCGGATTTCCCTACTCCCTCAATGAGGCGCCGTGGTCCACTGCGGGGGACCCTCCGATCCCCTACCTCACCACCTACGGGCAGCTCAGTAACGGAGACCACCACTTCGTGCACGATGCCGTGTTCGGGCAGCCCGGGGGCCTGGGGAGCAGCGTCTATCAGCACAGGTTCAACTTTTTCCCTGAGAGCCCCGCCTTCTCTGCGTGGGGCGCCGGCAGCTCTCAGGGCCAGCAGACTCAGAGCTCGGCGTACGGCAGCAGCTACACGTACCCGCCGAGCTCGCTGGGCGGCACGGTTGTGGACGGGCAGACGGGCTTCCACAGCGAGACCCTCAGCAAAGCCCCCGGCATGAACAGCCTGGAGCAGGGCATGGTCGGCCTGAAGATCGGGGAAGTCACCACCTCCACGGTCAAGGCGGCGGGCTCTGTGGTCAGCAGCGTGGCGCTGGCGGGCGTCCTGTCCAGCAGTGGTGGGACGAGTGTCAGCATGCCGGTCGCAAAGCCAACCTCGTGGGCCGCCATTGCCAGTAAGCCCGCAAAGCCACAGCCCAAGACGAAAGCCAGGAGCGGGCCTGTAGCCGGCGGtgccctgctgcccccccccatAAAGCATGACATGGACATCGGCACCTGGGACAACAAGGGGCCCGCGCCCAAGGCCCCGGCGCCGCAGCCGGTGGCGCAGCCTCCCCCTTTGGCCCAACCACAGTATCCGAGCCCTCAGCCACCTCCCCCGGCCCGCTGGGCGGCCCCTCGCAGCCGAAGCGCAGCCTTCGGGCCGAGTGGAGGGGGCGCCAGTGACGGCAGCTCTCCCGGGAGCGGCCAGCCCGGTTCCGCCCCGAGTGTCGAATCCCACCCGGTCCTCGAGAGGCTGAAAGCTGCGCACACCTACAACCCGAAGGAGTTCGACTGGAACCTGCGCAGCGGGCGCGTGTTCATCATCAAGAGCTACTCGGAGGACGACGTGCACCGCTCCATCAAGTACTCCGTGTGGTGCAGCACGGAGCACGGCAACAAGCGGCTGGACAGCGCCTTCCGCGCCACGGGCAGCAAGGGGCCCGTCTACCTGCTCTTCAGCGTCAACGGCAGCGGCCACTTCTGCGGCGTGGCCGAGATGAAGTCGCCCGTGGACCACGGCGCCAGCGCGGGGGTCTGGTCTCAGGACAAGTGGAAGGGCAAGTTCGACGTGAAGTGGATCTTTGTCAAGGACGTGCCCAACAACCAGCTGCGGCACATCAGGCTGGAGAACAACGACAATAAGCCGGTGACCAACTCGCGCGACACGCAGGAGGTGCCCCTGGAGAAGGCGAAGCAGGTGCTGCGCATCATCGCCTCCTACAGGCACACGACCTCCATCTTCGACGACTTCTCCCACTACGAGAAgcgccaggaggaggaggaggtggtgcgCAAG GAACGGCAGAACCGGAGCAAGCAGTAA
- the YTHDF1 gene encoding YTH domain-containing family protein 1 isoform X2 — protein sequence MSATSVDPQSSTYPSMSDPYLSSYYPPSIGFPYSLNEAPWSTAGDPPIPYLTTYGQLSNGDHHFVHDAVFGQPGGLGSSVYQHRFNFFPESPAFSAWGAGSSQGQQTQSSAYGSSYTYPPSSLGGTVVDGQTGFHSETLSKAPGMNSLEQGMVGLKIGEVTTSTVKAAGSVVSSVALAGVLSSSGGTSVSMPVAKPTSWAAIASKPAKPQPKTKARSGPVAGGALLPPPIKHDMDIGTWDNKGPAPKAPAPQPVAQPPPLAQPQYPSPQPPPPARWAAPRSRSAAFGPSGGGASDGSSPGSGQPGSAPSVESHPVLERLKAAHTYNPKEFDWNLRSGRVFIIKSYSEDDVHRSIKYSVWCSTEHGNKRLDSAFRATGSKGPVYLLFSVNGSGHFCGVAEMKSPVDHGASAGVWSQDKWKGKFDVKWIFVKDVPNNQLRHIRLENNDNKPVTNSRDTQEVPLEKAKQVLRIIASYRHTTSIFDDFSHYEKRQEEEEVVRKERQNRSKQ from the exons ATGTCGGCCACCAGCGTGGATCCCCAG AGCAGCACTTACCCCTCGATGAGCGATCCCTACCTGTCCAGCTACTACCCGCCGTCCATCGGATTTCCCTACTCCCTCAATGAGGCGCCGTGGTCCACTGCGGGGGACCCTCCGATCCCCTACCTCACCACCTACGGGCAGCTCAGTAACGGAGACCACCACTTCGTGCACGATGCCGTGTTCGGGCAGCCCGGGGGCCTGGGGAGCAGCGTCTATCAGCACAGGTTCAACTTTTTCCCTGAGAGCCCCGCCTTCTCTGCGTGGGGCGCCGGCAGCTCTCAGGGCCAGCAGACTCAGAGCTCGGCGTACGGCAGCAGCTACACGTACCCGCCGAGCTCGCTGGGCGGCACGGTTGTGGACGGGCAGACGGGCTTCCACAGCGAGACCCTCAGCAAAGCCCCCGGCATGAACAGCCTGGAGCAGGGCATGGTCGGCCTGAAGATCGGGGAAGTCACCACCTCCACGGTCAAGGCGGCGGGCTCTGTGGTCAGCAGCGTGGCGCTGGCGGGCGTCCTGTCCAGCAGTGGTGGGACGAGTGTCAGCATGCCGGTCGCAAAGCCAACCTCGTGGGCCGCCATTGCCAGTAAGCCCGCAAAGCCACAGCCCAAGACGAAAGCCAGGAGCGGGCCTGTAGCCGGCGGtgccctgctgcccccccccatAAAGCATGACATGGACATCGGCACCTGGGACAACAAGGGGCCCGCGCCCAAGGCCCCGGCGCCGCAGCCGGTGGCGCAGCCTCCCCCTTTGGCCCAACCACAGTATCCGAGCCCTCAGCCACCTCCCCCGGCCCGCTGGGCGGCCCCTCGCAGCCGAAGCGCAGCCTTCGGGCCGAGTGGAGGGGGCGCCAGTGACGGCAGCTCTCCCGGGAGCGGCCAGCCCGGTTCCGCCCCGAGTGTCGAATCCCACCCGGTCCTCGAGAGGCTGAAAGCTGCGCACACCTACAACCCGAAGGAGTTCGACTGGAACCTGCGCAGCGGGCGCGTGTTCATCATCAAGAGCTACTCGGAGGACGACGTGCACCGCTCCATCAAGTACTCCGTGTGGTGCAGCACGGAGCACGGCAACAAGCGGCTGGACAGCGCCTTCCGCGCCACGGGCAGCAAGGGGCCCGTCTACCTGCTCTTCAGCGTCAACGGCAGCGGCCACTTCTGCGGCGTGGCCGAGATGAAGTCGCCCGTGGACCACGGCGCCAGCGCGGGGGTCTGGTCTCAGGACAAGTGGAAGGGCAAGTTCGACGTGAAGTGGATCTTTGTCAAGGACGTGCCCAACAACCAGCTGCGGCACATCAGGCTGGAGAACAACGACAATAAGCCGGTGACCAACTCGCGCGACACGCAGGAGGTGCCCCTGGAGAAGGCGAAGCAGGTGCTGCGCATCATCGCCTCCTACAGGCACACGACCTCCATCTTCGACGACTTCTCCCACTACGAGAAgcgccaggaggaggaggaggtggtgcgCAAG GAACGGCAGAACCGGAGCAAGCAGTAA